One Hemibagrus wyckioides isolate EC202008001 linkage group LG07, SWU_Hwy_1.0, whole genome shotgun sequence DNA segment encodes these proteins:
- the exosc4 gene encoding exosome complex component RRP41, with protein MAGLELLSDQGYRLDGRKATELRKVQARMGVFAQADGSAYMEQGNTKALAVVYGPHEVRGSRSKSLHDRAVINCQYSMATFSTAERKRRPHGDRKSSEMSLHLKQTFEAAVLTQLYPRSQIDIYVKILQSDGGNYSACVNAATLALVDAGIPMRDYVCACTAGFVEDTPLADLCHAEESGGGTTLSLALLPRSENIALVQMDARLHQDHLPALMEAAMEACKGLSKVLDSVVRQHLQEVSVQTRE; from the exons ATGGCTGGACTCGAGCTGCTGTCCGATCAGGGCTACCGGCTGGATGGACGGAAGGCCACCGAGCTGAGAAAAGTTCAGGCGCGTATGGGGGTGTTCGCGCAGGCGGACGGATCTGCGTACATGGAGCAGGGGAACACCAAGGCGCTGGCGGTGGTGTACGGACCACATGAG GTTCGAGGGTCCAGAAGTAAATCCCTTCACGACAGAGCAGTTATTAACTGCCAGTACAGCATGGCCACGTTCAGTACGGCAGAGAGGAAAAGACGACCACACGGCGATCGCAAGTCCAGCGAGATGAGTCTTCACCTGAAACAGACCTTCGAAGCCGCCGTCCTCACCCAGCTCTACCCACGCTCACAGATTGACATCTATGTTAAG ATCCTCCAGTCAGACGGGGGAAACTACAGTGCCTGTGTTAATGCGGCTACTCTGGCCCTGGTGGATGCTGGCATTCCCATGCGTGATTACGTGTGCGCCTGCACGGCTGGTTTTGTGGAGGACACGCCGCTGGCTGATCTGTGTCACGCAGAGGAGAGCGGTGGTGGCACCACACTGTCTCTGGCACTTCTACCTCGCAGTGAGAACATCGCACTGGTGCAGATGGATGCCCGTCTCCACCAGGACCACCTACCAGCTCTGATGGAGGCAGCAATGGAGGCCTGTAAGGGTCTTAGCAAAGTGCTGGACAGTGTTGTGCGCCAACATCTGCAGGAAGTTTCTGTGCAGACACGAGAGTGA